A window of the Thermoanaerobaculia bacterium genome harbors these coding sequences:
- a CDS encoding alkaline phosphatase family protein, producing the protein MSTLVLALACGRGNDLAPTPTTPPAGDIAAPSRSVLFVGLDGADWQFLEPLMAAGRMPNLARLVSAGSGGVLVTEQPPLSPLLWTTMMTGRGPLEHRILDFVRFHAETGRREPITSDERQVPAVWNIASEAGREVAVIGLWATFPAEEAKGLLVSNVFLSARESVERALSPASEKSWAERVRQEGTGSVDLAAMRRLLPDLSADELAAAVSSSDPFAEKVPGLRQVLVQTEIVRRLALEWLAKHPTRLAAVYFEGTDTIGHLFAPFVAPQTAGVDARDAARFGPVPERYFELLDGVLGELAEVAARSGAVLMLASDHGFEWGEGRPAGLSSVAGATAAKWHRSDGIYLLVGPGIPARPGRSARGGVAQVASTLLALIDLPAPRGVAPALAEAGPAPLPAADSRLEARLPVADSRPEVHFSHDEELRKLQALGYLGAGPEKSEGPRPHGTRTAGSFSNEAQILEGLGRTAEAMLCYEQALEQEPGDVAAKWNLSNLLFEEERDAVRSDRLLVEAFQGGLPAGGELIVARAALWRERGRLDRARALLDAAVAGRPAHVALRLFRGRARIEQGDCGGAAADFAEAVRRDEARAGSWAALATAHLCLGERAAARRAFERAVALAPEREELRRALTSLDAIDEPRPRR; encoded by the coding sequence TTGTCGACGCTCGTTCTCGCGCTGGCCTGCGGGCGCGGCAACGACCTGGCTCCGACACCTACGACACCTCCGGCGGGCGACATCGCTGCGCCTTCCCGCTCGGTGCTCTTCGTCGGGCTCGACGGCGCCGACTGGCAGTTCCTCGAGCCGCTGATGGCCGCCGGCCGAATGCCGAACTTGGCGCGTCTCGTGAGCGCAGGCAGCGGGGGAGTGCTGGTCACCGAACAGCCGCCGCTCTCGCCGCTCCTGTGGACGACGATGATGACCGGGCGCGGGCCGCTCGAGCACCGCATCCTCGACTTCGTGCGCTTCCATGCCGAGACCGGTCGGCGCGAACCGATCACGAGCGACGAGCGGCAAGTGCCGGCGGTGTGGAATATCGCCTCGGAGGCAGGACGGGAGGTCGCGGTCATCGGGCTCTGGGCGACGTTTCCGGCGGAAGAAGCCAAAGGCCTGCTGGTAAGTAACGTATTCCTGTCCGCTCGTGAATCGGTGGAGCGCGCGCTGTCGCCGGCAAGCGAGAAGTCCTGGGCGGAAAGGGTTCGACAAGAAGGCACCGGCAGCGTCGATCTCGCGGCCATGCGGAGGCTGCTTCCCGATCTCTCGGCGGACGAGCTCGCCGCCGCCGTGTCGTCTTCGGATCCCTTTGCCGAGAAGGTTCCTGGCCTGAGGCAGGTGCTGGTGCAGACCGAGATCGTCCGACGGCTCGCGCTGGAATGGCTGGCAAAGCACCCGACGCGGCTGGCGGCGGTCTACTTCGAGGGCACGGACACGATCGGGCATCTCTTCGCGCCGTTCGTGGCTCCGCAGACAGCGGGCGTCGACGCTCGCGACGCCGCGCGCTTCGGACCGGTCCCGGAGCGCTACTTCGAGCTCCTCGACGGCGTTCTCGGCGAGCTCGCGGAGGTGGCGGCGCGCTCCGGTGCGGTGCTGATGCTCGCTTCGGACCATGGTTTCGAGTGGGGCGAAGGGCGGCCTGCGGGGCTCTCGAGTGTCGCGGGAGCCACGGCGGCGAAGTGGCATCGGTCGGATGGGATCTACCTGCTTGTCGGACCGGGTATTCCGGCACGGCCCGGACGCTCGGCGCGGGGGGGAGTGGCGCAGGTCGCTTCGACGCTGTTGGCGTTGATCGATCTTCCTGCGCCGCGCGGAGTGGCTCCGGCACTCGCGGAGGCCGGGCCGGCGCCCCTTCCCGCCGCAGATTCGCGACTCGAGGCGCGCCTCCCCGTCGCGGACTCGCGGCCCGAGGTGCACTTCAGCCACGACGAAGAGCTCCGGAAACTTCAGGCCCTGGGCTACCTGGGGGCCGGCCCGGAGAAAAGCGAGGGCCCGCGCCCCCACGGCACTCGCACGGCCGGTTCGTTCAGCAACGAGGCGCAGATTCTCGAAGGCCTCGGGCGGACGGCCGAGGCGATGCTCTGCTACGAACAGGCGCTCGAACAGGAGCCTGGCGATGTCGCGGCAAAGTGGAACCTTTCCAATCTCCTGTTCGAAGAGGAGCGGGATGCCGTGCGCTCCGACCGCCTGCTCGTCGAGGCGTTCCAGGGCGGACTGCCGGCGGGCGGCGAGCTCATTGTGGCGCGCGCCGCGCTCTGGCGCGAGCGCGGCCGGCTCGATCGCGCCCGCGCGCTGCTCGATGCCGCCGTCGCGGGGAGGCCGGCCCACGTTGCGCTGCGGCTCTTCCGCGGCCGCGCGCGCATCGAGCAGGGCGACTGCGGTGGGGCCGCCGCGGACTTCGCGGAGGCGGTGCGGCGCGACGAAGCACGCGCCGGCTCGTGGGCGGCGCTCGCCACTGCGCACCTCTGCCTGGGCGAGCGGGCCGCCGCCCGCCGGGCCTTCGAACGCGCCGTGGCGCTCGCCCCGGAGCGCGAAGAACTGCGGCGCGCGCTCACATCGCTCGATGCGATCGACGAGCCGCGTCCCCGGCGTTGA